The Sylvia atricapilla isolate bSylAtr1 chromosome 12, bSylAtr1.pri, whole genome shotgun sequence genome has a segment encoding these proteins:
- the CDH15 gene encoding cadherin-15, which yields MGPPLLLACLLAPLCARGASPAQPGAAAPQAWRQHEAPRRVKRAWVIPPISVSENHKRIPHLLVQIKSDKQQPGGVIYSIKGPGVDEEPLGIFSIDKFSGKVFLNAMLDREENDRYRLRAFALDLGGATLEEPTDLEIIVVDQNDNRPLFRQDVFTGRVVEGAEPGTCVMTVDATDADDPDTDNAALRYSILEQGAAGMFSINATTGEICTARPGLDRETMGVYNLTVQAADMSGDGLTTTATAVIYLEDINDNPPEFTKEEFSMEVEEQAAGVDVGKVFVHDKDLAGSPSWLAKFTILEGDPEGAFAIRTDPHTNDGVLSVVKPLDHEVRDRFELTVSVQNERPLEPSVPASPRALATVRVRVRDVNEAPVFRENPRRISVLEGTPPGTAIATYTASDPDTHQIQTLTYGLLYDPADWLQLDPRSGTVRTKRELLHPAAFLQGGWYIALLLARDDAEPPLSATGTLSIEILEVNDHAPQLQPPAGTLCGRPGRGGTLLLGATDDDRPPHGAPFHFQLSPQHPQLARNWSIARFNVTHAVLAVLAELPKGPYSLPLLLRDSGTPPREQQQLLNVSVCHCGRDGTCLDGALAAATAGAGVTLGALMIILGSAILLLVLAGLGAARVRGRRRALRKGLLQRSRDDMRDNILNYDEQGGGEEDQDAYDINQLRHPELFTPRAKPPLRRDAPLSSGTPVAPRKLPSSPSDIEDFINEGLEAADSDPSVPPYDTALIYDYEGSGSVASPLSSIVSSLTDEDQDYDYLSEWGPRFRRLADLYGH from the exons ATGGGCCCCCCGCTCCTCCTCGCCTGCCTGCTCGCCCCGCTCTGCGCTCGG ggtgccagcccagcccagccgggCGCTGCAGCCCCCCAGGCCTGGCGGCAGCACGAGGCTCCTCGGCGGGTGAAGAGGGCCTGGGTGATCCCCCCCATCAGCGTCTCAGAGAACCACAAGCGCATCCCTCACCTCCTGGTGCAG ATCAAGTCAGACAAGCAGCAGCCCGGAGGGGTCATCTACAGCATCAAAGGGCCGGGGGTGGATGAGGAGCCCCTGGGCATCTTCTCCATCGACAAGTTCAGCGGGAAGGTTTTCCTCAACGCCATGCTGGACCGGGAGGAGAACGACCGCTACCGG CTGAGAGCCTTCGCGCTGGACCTGGGCGGTGCCACCCTGGAGGAACCCACGGACCTGGAGATCATCGTGGTGGACCAGAACGACAACCGGCCGCTCTTCAGGCAGGACGTCTTCACCGGGCGGGTGGTGGAGGGCGCTGAGCCAG GGACCTGTGTGATGACCGTGGATGCCACCGACGCCGACGACCCCGACACGGATAACGCGGCGCTGCGCTACTCCATCCTGGAGCAGGGTGCTGCAGGAATGTTCAGCATCAACGCCACCACCGGGGAGATCtgcacggcacggcccggcctcGACCGTGAG ACCATGGGGGTGTACAACCTGACGGTGCAGGCGGCCGACATGTCCGGGGACGGGCTGACCACCACGGCCACGGCCGTCATCTACCTGGAGGACATCAACGACAACCCTCCCGAGTTCACCAAGGAGGAG TTCTCCATGGAGGTGGAGGAGCAGGCGGCCGGCGTGGACGTGGGCAAGGTTTTTGTGCACGACAAGGACCTGGCGGGCTCGCCCAGCTGGTTGGCCAAATTCACCATCCTGGAGGGCGACCCCGAGGGCGCCTTCGCCATCCGGACCGACCCTCACACCAACGACGGCGTGCTCTCCGTGGTCAAG CCGCTGGACCACGAGGTGCGGGACCGCTTCGAGCTGACGGTGTCGGTGCAGAACGAGCGGCCGCTGGAGCCCTCGGTCCCCGCCAGCCCCCGGGCGCTGGCCACGGTGCGGGTGCGGGTGCGGGACGTCAACGAGGCGCCCGTGTTCCGCGAGAACCCGCGGCGCATCAGCGTCCTGGAGGGGACACCCCCGGGCACCGCCATCGCCACCTACACCGCCAGCGACCCCGACACGCACCAGATCCAGACCCTCAC CTACGGGCTGCTCTACGACCCCGCGGACTGGCTGCAGCTGGACCCTCGCTCCGGCACCGTCCGCACCAAGCGGGAGCTGCTGCACCCGGCCGCCTTCCTGCAGGGCGGCTGGTACATCGCCCTGCTCCTCGCCCGCGACGATG CCGAGCCCCCGCTCTCGGCCACCGGCACCCTCTCCATCGAGATCCTGGAGGTGAACGACCACGCTCCGCAGCTGCAGCCGCCGGCCGGGACGCTCTGCGGGCGGCCGGGACGCGGCGGGACCCTCCTCCTGGGGGCCACCGACGATGATCGGCCTCCCCACGGAGCCCCCTTCCacttccagctcagcccccagcacccccagctcgCCCGCAACTGGAGCATAGCCCGCTTTAATG TGACCCACGCCGTGCTGGCCGTGCTGGCGGAGCTCCCGAAGGGGCCCTACTCGCTCCCGCTGCTGCTCCGGGACTCGGGGACGCCCCCgcgggagcagcagcagctgctgaacgTGTCGGTGTGTCACTGCGGCCGGGACGGCACCTGCCTGGACGGGGCCCTGGCCGCGGCCACCGCCGGGGCCGGCGTCACCCTCGGGGCGCTGATGATCATCCTGGGCAGCGCCATCCTCCTCCTCG tgcTGGCGGGGCTGGGCGCTGCTCGGGTGCGGGGGCGCCGCCGGGCGCTGCGCAAGGGGCTCCTGCAGCGCTCTCGGGACGACATGCGCGACAACATCCTCAACTACGACGAGCAGGGCGGGGGCGAGGAGGACCAG GACGCCTACGACATCAACCAGCTCCGGCACCCCGAGCTCTTCACCCCCCGGGCCAAGCCCCCCCTGCGCAGGGACGCCCCGCTCAGCTCCGGGACCCCCGTGGCCCCCCGCaagctgcccagcagcccctcCGACATCGAGGACTTCATCAATGAG gggCTGGAGGCGGCTGACAGCGACCCCAGCGTGCCCCCCTACGACACCGCCCTCATCTACGACTACGAGGGCTCGGGCTCGGTGGCCAGCCCGCTCAGCTCCATCGTGTCCAGCCTGACGGACGAGGACCAGGACTACGACTACCTGAGCGAGTGGGGGCCCCGCTTCCGCCGCCTGGCCGACCTCTACGGGCACTAg